A genomic window from Nocardioides sp. BP30 includes:
- a CDS encoding acyl-CoA dehydrogenase family protein, translated as MPTKPSIYEAEHEDFRASARAFLEREVVPHHEQWEKDGIVPREVWATAGRAGLLCFDVPEEYGGAGIDDFRFNAVLTEEVTRIGASGLGFSLHSDIVVPYLLHLGTEAQKQRWLPGCVSGELITAIAMTEPGAGSDLQGVRTTAVDKGDHYVLNGSKIFITNGINADLVVVVAKTEPDKGAHGISLLVVERGMEGFSRGRNLDKMGMKAQDTAELVFDDVVVPKENLLGELNGGFVHLMTELPRERVSVAAIAVAAVERVLDLCLDYAKTREAFGRPIGSFQNTRFVLAEMATEAHIARVFVNDCILKLNAGEVDTSLASMAKWWTTELQKRVVDAGVQIHGGYGYMNEYPIAKAYVDSRIQTIYGGTTEIQKEIIGRFLGV; from the coding sequence ATGCCGACCAAGCCGTCGATCTACGAAGCAGAGCACGAGGACTTCCGCGCCAGCGCGCGCGCCTTCCTGGAGCGAGAGGTGGTGCCGCACCACGAGCAGTGGGAGAAGGACGGCATCGTGCCGCGCGAGGTCTGGGCGACGGCCGGACGGGCCGGGCTGCTCTGCTTCGACGTCCCGGAGGAGTACGGCGGCGCGGGCATCGACGACTTCCGCTTCAACGCCGTGCTCACCGAGGAGGTCACCCGGATCGGCGCGAGCGGTCTCGGCTTCTCGTTGCACAGCGACATCGTGGTGCCCTACCTGCTGCACCTCGGCACCGAGGCGCAGAAGCAGCGCTGGCTGCCCGGCTGCGTCAGCGGCGAGCTGATCACAGCGATCGCGATGACCGAGCCCGGCGCCGGCTCGGACCTGCAGGGCGTGCGCACGACGGCCGTCGACAAGGGCGACCACTACGTCCTCAACGGCTCCAAGATCTTCATCACCAACGGCATCAATGCCGACCTCGTCGTGGTGGTGGCCAAGACCGAGCCGGACAAGGGCGCGCACGGCATCTCGCTGCTCGTGGTCGAGCGCGGCATGGAGGGCTTCAGCCGCGGCCGCAACCTGGACAAGATGGGCATGAAGGCGCAGGACACCGCCGAGCTCGTCTTCGACGACGTCGTGGTGCCCAAGGAGAACCTCCTCGGCGAGCTCAACGGCGGCTTCGTGCACCTGATGACCGAGCTGCCGCGCGAGCGCGTCTCGGTGGCGGCCATCGCTGTGGCGGCGGTCGAGCGGGTGCTGGACCTGTGCCTCGACTACGCCAAGACGCGCGAAGCCTTCGGGCGGCCGATCGGGTCCTTCCAGAACACGCGTTTCGTGCTCGCCGAGATGGCCACCGAGGCGCACATCGCCCGGGTCTTCGTCAACGACTGCATCCTCAAGCTCAACGCCGGTGAGGTGGACACCTCGCTCGCCTCGATGGCCAAGTGGTGGACCACGGAGCTGCAGAAGCGGGTCGTGGACGCAGGCGTCCAGATCCACGGCGGGTACGGCTACATGAACGAGTACCCGATCGCGAAGGCGTACGTCGACAGCCGCATCCAGACGATCTACGGCGGCACGACCGAGATCCAGAAGGAGATCATCGGTCGCTTCCTGGGCGTCTGA
- a CDS encoding TetR/AcrR family transcriptional regulator, with protein MDGRSTRWEAHNDAQRERIIAAAIALYDEGNVNASLQEIGARAGLSRSVLYRQFEDRRAVELAMERHVLAGLLERLDASLVLAGTIRQTLHRVAATYIDWAAEHPRLHQLADLDAADGPLGQAIAQIAGRIAETLVATFRAGGAEVSEADVAAADPLAHGLVGAVFATVRRWLQLGAKVPDREHLTDLVVESAWAVLDVRLRAYGHVLDPDGPIPTGR; from the coding sequence ATGGACGGACGCTCGACGCGCTGGGAGGCGCACAACGACGCCCAGCGTGAGCGCATCATCGCGGCCGCCATCGCCCTGTACGACGAGGGCAACGTCAACGCCTCGCTCCAGGAGATCGGCGCCCGCGCGGGACTGAGCAGGTCGGTGCTCTATCGGCAGTTCGAGGACCGCCGGGCCGTCGAGCTGGCGATGGAGCGCCATGTGCTCGCGGGGCTGCTCGAGCGACTGGACGCCTCGTTGGTGCTCGCCGGCACGATCCGCCAGACGCTGCACCGGGTCGCGGCCACCTACATCGACTGGGCCGCCGAGCACCCGCGGCTGCACCAGCTCGCCGACCTCGACGCCGCCGACGGCCCCCTGGGGCAGGCGATCGCGCAGATCGCCGGCCGGATCGCGGAGACGCTCGTCGCCACCTTCCGCGCCGGCGGCGCAGAGGTCAGCGAGGCCGATGTGGCGGCCGCGGACCCGCTGGCGCACGGCCTGGTCGGCGCGGTCTTCGCCACCGTGCGGCGCTGGCTCCAGCTCGGTGCCAAGGTCCCCGACCGCGAGCACCTGACCGACCTGGTCGTGGAGAGCGCCTGGGCGGTCCTCGACGTACGGCTGCGCGCCTACGGCCACGTGCTCGACCCCGACGGTCCGATTCCGACGGGTCGCTAG
- a CDS encoding AurF N-oxygenase family protein: MAPVTLAKRVIGGGARGPATAPPVRRQGGQSYEDVLRTLSEASVERCFNAFRDVPWDDPAYALVEDDERWILPSVDPLGAHPWYRSLSRERQIEIGRRRLALITKIGSQFEQLLLQGGSGFLLRTPNDNPEFRYFMHELTEETHHIQMFQEFTNRVCPEVTGGPRWLVNVIPLVAQFGWMSPTMFFTIILAGEEPIDHVQKDLMRRGGGHPLLRRIMQIHIAEEARHIGFAHAWLEHHVPNRSAIARVWLGIMWPMSLRLGADVILVPSRADRALMGIPDDVAAEVWGNGPEAAKFRRDLFSDVRMLADEIGLRTPLTRWAWRLWGVDGRPARFRAEPSSAAA, from the coding sequence ATGGCTCCTGTGACCCTGGCCAAGCGTGTGATCGGTGGCGGTGCCCGCGGCCCTGCGACGGCGCCGCCCGTCCGACGACAGGGCGGGCAGTCCTACGAGGACGTCCTGCGCACGCTGTCGGAGGCGTCGGTCGAGCGGTGCTTCAACGCGTTCCGCGACGTGCCGTGGGACGACCCGGCGTACGCGCTGGTCGAGGACGACGAGCGCTGGATCCTGCCGAGCGTCGATCCGCTCGGCGCACACCCGTGGTACCGATCGCTGTCCCGCGAGCGGCAGATCGAGATCGGCCGGCGCCGGCTCGCGCTGATCACCAAGATCGGCTCGCAGTTCGAGCAGCTGCTGCTCCAGGGCGGCTCCGGTTTCCTGCTGCGCACGCCCAACGACAACCCCGAGTTCCGCTACTTCATGCACGAGCTCACCGAGGAGACCCACCACATCCAGATGTTCCAGGAGTTCACCAACCGGGTCTGTCCCGAGGTGACCGGGGGGCCACGGTGGCTGGTCAACGTGATCCCGCTGGTGGCGCAGTTCGGCTGGATGAGTCCGACGATGTTCTTCACGATCATCCTGGCCGGCGAGGAGCCGATCGACCACGTGCAGAAGGACCTGATGCGCCGTGGCGGCGGTCACCCGCTGCTGCGTCGGATCATGCAGATCCACATCGCCGAGGAGGCCCGCCACATCGGCTTCGCCCACGCCTGGCTGGAGCACCATGTGCCCAACCGCAGCGCCATCGCTCGCGTCTGGCTCGGCATCATGTGGCCGATGTCGCTGCGTCTCGGCGCCGACGTGATCCTGGTGCCGAGCAGGGCCGACCGAGCGTTGATGGGCATCCCCGACGACGTCGCCGCGGAGGTGTGGGGCAACGGTCCGGAGGCGGCCAAGTTCCGCCGGGACCTCTTCTCCGACGTACGGATGCTGGCCGACGAGATCGGCCTGCGCACCCCGCTGACCCGGTGGGCCTGGAGGCTCTGGGGCGTCGACGGCCGGCCGGCGCGGTTCCGCGCCGAGCCGAGCAGTGCGGCCGCCTGA
- a CDS encoding flavin-containing monooxygenase: MSEHVDVLIVGAGLSGIGAAAQLRQGLPELSVAVLEGREASGGTWDLFRYPGIRSDSDMFTFGFRWHPWPSDRSLADGHMILDYLHTIEREYGVDELIRYQHTVTAADWDTAAKQWTVTATTPEGEKRFTANFLWACAGYYDYDEGHKPQFPGLAEFEGTFVHPQHWPEDLDYTGKKVVVIGSGATAVTLVPAMADRAEHITMLQRTPTYIMSRPAKDPLARLLGGSRLPDFVPFKGLRRKAGYEATRWANILILVGSYQLSRRKPELMKRMVRKNVVEQLTARPGQPGMSEQEAEAYAAEHFSPPYDPWDQRLCVVPDGDLFRAIRKGRASVVTDRIRSFTAKGIELESGETLEADIVISATGLRIKLFGGVQVHVDGKPVDVSQTMSYKALMLSGVPNFAFTIGYTNASWTLKADLVGEFVVKLLRHMRSQGFTEALVERDPSVGERPFMDLASGYIQRAAETMPRQGDRAPWMLKQNYLADLRVMGRDVEDGVIRFS; encoded by the coding sequence ATGAGCGAGCACGTCGACGTCCTCATCGTGGGAGCCGGGCTGTCCGGCATCGGCGCGGCCGCGCAGCTGCGGCAGGGTCTGCCGGAGCTGTCGGTCGCGGTACTGGAGGGCCGGGAGGCCAGCGGCGGGACGTGGGACCTGTTCCGCTATCCGGGCATCCGCTCGGACTCGGACATGTTCACCTTCGGCTTCAGGTGGCACCCCTGGCCCAGCGATCGCTCGCTGGCGGACGGTCACATGATCCTGGACTACCTGCACACCATCGAGCGGGAGTACGGCGTCGACGAGCTGATCCGCTACCAGCACACCGTCACGGCCGCCGACTGGGACACCGCGGCCAAGCAGTGGACTGTCACCGCCACCACCCCGGAGGGCGAGAAGCGGTTCACCGCCAACTTCCTGTGGGCCTGCGCCGGCTACTACGACTACGACGAGGGCCACAAGCCGCAGTTCCCCGGTCTGGCCGAGTTCGAGGGCACGTTCGTGCACCCGCAGCACTGGCCCGAGGATCTGGACTACACCGGCAAGAAGGTCGTGGTGATCGGGTCGGGCGCCACCGCCGTCACGCTGGTGCCCGCGATGGCGGACCGGGCCGAGCACATCACCATGCTGCAGCGGACACCGACGTACATCATGTCGCGGCCGGCGAAGGACCCGCTCGCCCGTCTCCTGGGCGGCAGCCGGCTGCCCGACTTCGTGCCGTTCAAGGGGCTGCGCCGGAAGGCCGGCTACGAGGCGACCCGCTGGGCCAACATCCTGATCCTGGTCGGCTCCTACCAGCTCTCGCGGCGCAAGCCGGAGCTGATGAAGCGGATGGTCCGCAAGAACGTCGTCGAGCAGCTGACCGCGCGCCCCGGCCAGCCCGGGATGAGCGAGCAGGAGGCGGAGGCGTACGCCGCCGAGCACTTCTCCCCGCCGTACGACCCCTGGGACCAGCGCCTGTGCGTGGTGCCCGACGGCGACCTCTTCCGGGCCATCCGCAAGGGTCGGGCCAGCGTGGTCACCGACCGGATCCGGTCCTTCACCGCCAAGGGCATCGAGCTGGAGTCGGGCGAGACCCTGGAAGCCGACATCGTGATCAGCGCGACCGGCCTGCGGATCAAGCTGTTCGGCGGCGTGCAGGTGCACGTCGACGGGAAGCCGGTGGACGTCTCACAGACGATGTCCTACAAGGCCCTCATGCTCAGCGGCGTGCCGAACTTCGCCTTCACCATCGGCTACACCAACGCCTCGTGGACGCTGAAGGCCGACCTGGTCGGCGAGTTCGTCGTCAAGCTGCTGCGCCACATGCGCTCGCAGGGCTTCACCGAGGCGCTGGTCGAACGGGATCCCAGCGTCGGGGAGCGTCCGTTCATGGACCTGGCCTCGGGCTACATCCAGCGGGCGGCCGAGACGATGCCGCGCCAGGGCGACCGGGCGCCGTGGATGCTCAAGCAGAACTACCTGGCCGACCTGCGGGTGATGGGCCGCGACGTGGAGGACGGGGTCATCCGCTTCTCCTGA
- a CDS encoding LLM class flavin-dependent oxidoreductase, whose product MPTPLSVLDLVPISSGSTATEALHRTLDLAQQAERLGYARYWIAEHHLNPGVAGTSPAVVLGFLAQATRTIRLGSGAVQMGHRTALATVEEFGLLDALHPGRFDLGLGRSGGKPPATGQPAGEPFVGRTPEGVLIPPRFSYAHLLASPRLALQKRLLTLPGAQSQEYAEQVDDVLALIDGTYKSPEGEEAHVIPGEHADLQLWILGSSAGESAEAAGRRGMRFAANYHVAPATVLDAVRSYRTAFQSSTELPAPYVLISADVVVGRTEEEARELATGYGLWVRSIRTAEGAIPFPTPDEARRWAWSEADRELVQDRVDTQFVGTAEQVADQLEALQRATDADELLVTTITHGHEDRVRSYELLATEWGRRGH is encoded by the coding sequence GTGCCAACACCGCTCTCCGTCCTCGACCTGGTGCCGATCTCGTCCGGCTCGACCGCCACCGAGGCGCTGCACCGCACCCTCGACCTCGCCCAGCAGGCCGAGCGCCTCGGCTACGCCCGCTACTGGATCGCCGAGCACCACCTCAACCCCGGCGTCGCCGGCACCTCGCCGGCCGTCGTGCTGGGCTTCCTCGCCCAAGCCACCCGCACCATCCGGCTCGGCTCCGGCGCGGTCCAGATGGGCCACCGCACCGCGCTCGCGACGGTCGAGGAGTTCGGCCTCCTCGACGCGCTGCACCCGGGCCGGTTCGACCTCGGCCTGGGACGCTCCGGCGGCAAGCCGCCGGCGACCGGCCAGCCAGCCGGTGAGCCCTTCGTCGGCCGCACACCCGAGGGTGTGCTGATCCCGCCGAGGTTCTCCTACGCGCACCTGCTCGCCTCGCCGCGGCTGGCGCTGCAGAAGCGGCTGCTGACCCTTCCCGGGGCCCAGTCGCAGGAGTACGCCGAGCAGGTCGACGACGTGCTCGCCCTGATCGACGGCACCTACAAGTCGCCCGAGGGCGAGGAGGCGCACGTCATCCCTGGCGAGCACGCCGACCTGCAGCTGTGGATCCTGGGCAGCAGTGCCGGCGAGAGTGCCGAGGCGGCCGGCCGGCGCGGCATGCGGTTCGCCGCCAACTACCACGTCGCGCCCGCCACCGTCCTCGACGCGGTGCGGTCCTACCGGACCGCGTTCCAGTCCTCGACCGAGCTGCCGGCGCCGTACGTGCTGATCTCTGCCGACGTCGTGGTGGGCCGGACCGAGGAGGAGGCCCGGGAGCTGGCCACCGGCTACGGCCTGTGGGTGCGCAGCATCCGCACCGCCGAGGGCGCCATCCCGTTCCCGACGCCGGACGAGGCCCGGCGCTGGGCGTGGAGCGAGGCCGACCGCGAGCTGGTGCAGGACCGGGTGGACACCCAGTTCGTCGGTACCGCCGAGCAGGTCGCCGATCAGCTCGAGGCCCTGCAGCGTGCCACCGACGCCGACGAGCTGTTGGTCACCACGATCACGCACGGCCACGAGGACCGGGTGCGTTCCTACGAGCTGCTCGCCACGGAATGGGGCCGCCGAGGTCACTGA
- a CDS encoding LLM class flavin-dependent oxidoreductase, translated as MKFIAISLIVHAADPFTGAQKSTHERFREVVANAVLAEELGFDGFGVGERHERPFISSSPTVVLSHLAARTERIRLFTAVTTLSLLDPVRAYEDYATLDHLSEGRLELIIGKGNGAAQRDLFQVTPEDQWDRNAESYEVFRRLWGENRITYETRFRPPLVEAEVWPRPYQRPIRIWHGSATSRASVDLAARYGDPLFSANVTHPIDPYAELIDHYRERWRHYGHDPALATVGAGTAGFYAARTSQEALEAYRPVFAGYLAFQARLGVAPVFGTLEDFVERSSALIGSPQQVIDKVGRYHERFGHSVVHLNADAGGLTDAEHRASLELFGSDIAPVLRAQYPDPPLGWGPGPLLEDHLDPDDVPAPFTVTG; from the coding sequence GTGAAGTTCATCGCCATCTCGCTGATCGTCCACGCCGCCGATCCGTTCACGGGTGCGCAGAAGTCGACCCACGAGCGGTTCCGGGAGGTGGTGGCGAACGCGGTCCTGGCCGAGGAGCTCGGCTTCGACGGGTTCGGCGTCGGGGAGCGGCACGAGCGGCCGTTCATCTCCTCCTCCCCCACCGTGGTCCTCAGCCACCTCGCCGCCCGGACCGAGCGGATCAGACTCTTCACCGCCGTCACCACCCTCAGCCTGCTCGACCCGGTGCGCGCCTACGAGGACTACGCCACCCTCGACCACCTCTCCGAGGGCCGCCTCGAGCTGATCATCGGCAAGGGCAACGGGGCCGCGCAGCGCGACCTGTTCCAGGTCACCCCCGAGGACCAATGGGACCGCAACGCGGAGTCCTACGAGGTCTTCCGGCGACTGTGGGGGGAGAACAGGATCACCTACGAGACCAGGTTCCGGCCGCCGCTGGTCGAGGCCGAGGTCTGGCCGCGGCCCTACCAGCGGCCGATCCGGATCTGGCACGGCAGCGCGACCTCGCGAGCATCGGTGGACCTGGCCGCCCGCTACGGCGACCCGTTGTTCTCGGCCAACGTCACCCACCCGATCGACCCGTACGCCGAGCTGATCGACCACTACCGCGAGCGCTGGCGGCACTACGGCCACGACCCGGCGCTGGCCACCGTCGGTGCCGGCACCGCCGGGTTCTACGCCGCCCGGACCAGCCAGGAGGCGCTGGAGGCCTACCGGCCCGTCTTCGCCGGCTACCTGGCCTTCCAGGCCAGGCTGGGCGTCGCGCCGGTCTTCGGCACCCTGGAGGACTTCGTCGAGCGCAGCTCGGCGTTGATCGGCAGCCCGCAGCAGGTCATCGACAAGGTCGGCCGCTACCACGAGCGGTTCGGCCACAGCGTGGTCCACCTGAACGCCGATGCCGGCGGCCTGACCGACGCCGAGCATCGCGCCTCGCTCGAGCTGTTCGGCTCCGACATCGCACCGGTGCTGCGCGCGCAGTACCCCGATCCGCCGCTGGGCTGGGGGCCGGGTCCGCTCCTCGAGGACCACCTCGACCCCGACGACGTCCCCGCACCGTTCACCGTCACCGGCTGA
- a CDS encoding NtaA/DmoA family FMN-dependent monooxygenase (This protein belongs to a clade of FMN-dependent monooxygenases, within a broader family of flavin-dependent oxidoreductases, the luciferase-like monooxygenase (LMM) family, some of whose members use coenzyme F420 rather than FMN.), producing the protein MTSNPSKPLKQVHLAAHFPGVNNTTVWSDPASGSHIEFESFRRFAQSAERGLFDFMFLAEGLRLREQGGRIYDLDVVGRPDTFTVLAALAAVTDHLGLTGTINSTFNEPYEVARQFASLDHLSEGRAAWNVVTSWDAFTGENFRRGGYLPQDQRYERAQTFLDTAVELWDSWSPGDVVADKAGGRFLGSATAGAFSHHDAHFDIEGRFDVPRSPQGRPVIFQAGESEQGREFAAASADAIFSRYSQYDEGRAFYDDVKGRLAKYGRDRDELLILPAATFVLGDTDEEAAEAAREIRFQQVSPATAIKFLEQLWNTDLSDHDPDGPLPSFDPVESDVDGLIAQGRASVRQHRDRLEVAAQWRAKAEAENLTTRELIVEVTGRQAFVGTPRTVAETINRFVQDDVADGFILVPHITPSGLDPFVDTVVPILQELGVHRTAYDGTTLRENLGLAHPDHAAAKRATA; encoded by the coding sequence ATGACGAGCAACCCGAGCAAGCCGCTCAAGCAGGTCCACCTCGCCGCCCACTTCCCGGGCGTGAACAACACCACCGTCTGGAGCGACCCCGCCTCCGGCAGCCACATCGAGTTCGAGAGCTTCAGGCGGTTCGCCCAGAGCGCCGAGCGCGGGCTCTTCGACTTCATGTTCCTCGCCGAGGGGCTGCGACTGCGCGAGCAGGGCGGCCGGATCTACGACCTCGACGTCGTCGGCCGGCCCGACACCTTCACCGTGCTCGCCGCGCTGGCCGCCGTCACCGACCACCTCGGCCTGACCGGCACGATCAACTCCACCTTCAACGAGCCCTACGAGGTGGCCCGGCAGTTCGCCAGCCTCGACCATCTCTCGGAGGGGCGCGCCGCCTGGAACGTGGTGACCAGCTGGGACGCCTTCACGGGGGAGAACTTCCGCCGCGGGGGCTACCTGCCGCAAGACCAGCGCTACGAGCGCGCCCAGACGTTCCTCGACACCGCTGTCGAGCTGTGGGACTCCTGGAGCCCCGGCGACGTCGTCGCGGACAAGGCCGGCGGCCGCTTCCTCGGCTCCGCGACGGCCGGTGCGTTCAGCCACCACGACGCCCACTTCGACATCGAGGGTCGGTTCGACGTGCCGCGCAGCCCGCAGGGTCGTCCGGTGATCTTCCAGGCCGGCGAGTCCGAGCAGGGCCGAGAGTTCGCGGCCGCCAGCGCCGACGCGATCTTCTCCCGCTACAGCCAGTACGACGAGGGTCGGGCCTTCTACGACGACGTCAAGGGGCGGCTGGCCAAGTACGGCCGCGACCGCGACGAGCTGCTCATCCTGCCGGCCGCGACCTTCGTGCTCGGCGACACCGACGAGGAGGCCGCCGAGGCCGCTCGCGAGATCCGCTTCCAGCAGGTCTCCCCTGCCACGGCGATCAAGTTCCTCGAGCAGTTGTGGAACACCGATCTCTCCGACCACGACCCGGACGGGCCGCTGCCCTCCTTCGACCCGGTCGAGAGCGATGTCGACGGTCTGATCGCGCAGGGGCGGGCGAGCGTCCGCCAGCACCGGGACCGGCTCGAGGTCGCCGCGCAGTGGCGCGCCAAGGCGGAGGCGGAGAACCTGACCACGCGCGAGCTGATCGTCGAGGTCACCGGTCGGCAGGCGTTCGTGGGCACTCCCCGGACAGTGGCCGAGACGATCAACCGCTTCGTGCAGGACGACGTCGCCGACGGCTTCATCCTGGTCCCGCACATCACGCCGTCGGGCCTGGACCCGTTCGTGGACACGGTGGTCCCGATCCTGCAGGAGCTGGGCGTGCACCGCACCGCCTACGACGGCACCACGCTGCGGGAGAACCTGGGTCTTGCCCACCCCGACCATGCGGCGGCGAAGCGGGCCACCGCGTGA
- a CDS encoding LLM class flavin-dependent oxidoreductase — protein sequence MTEHLHLALALDGAGWHPAAWREDDARPSDLLRPSYWVDLVRQAERGLLDLVTIEDALRLQSEDPFAPDERTDRVRGRLDATLIAARVAPRTSRIGLVPTAVVTHTEPFHLSKAIATLDYAATGRAGVRVQVSARADEAAHFGRRRIEALASARELDWSDPELRRRVTEAFAEAADYVEVLRRLWDSWEDDAEIRDAATGRFIDNAKLHYIDFEGSHFSVKGPSITPRPPQGQPIVAALGHAEIPYRLIATSADLGLVTPHSAAEAADIVGQIRTAQAAAGRAEETVHLFGDLVVVLEDTDAAAQARKRRLDERAGAALTNDAEIFVGTPAGLADLLQEWQASGLTGYRLRPAALPRDLDQITDGLVPELQRRGAFRTSYATDTLRGHLGLSRPANRYATAQSA from the coding sequence ATGACTGAGCATCTCCATCTCGCCCTCGCCCTCGACGGTGCCGGCTGGCACCCCGCCGCCTGGCGCGAGGACGACGCCCGTCCCTCCGACCTGCTGCGTCCGTCGTACTGGGTGGACCTGGTCCGGCAGGCCGAGCGCGGTCTCCTCGATCTGGTCACCATCGAGGACGCCCTGCGGCTGCAGTCGGAGGACCCGTTCGCGCCCGACGAGCGCACCGATCGCGTCCGCGGTCGGCTCGACGCCACCCTCATCGCCGCCCGCGTCGCGCCGAGGACCAGTCGCATCGGCCTCGTACCGACGGCGGTGGTCACCCACACCGAGCCGTTCCACCTCTCCAAGGCGATCGCCACCCTCGACTACGCCGCCACCGGCCGCGCCGGCGTGCGGGTCCAGGTCTCGGCCCGCGCTGACGAGGCCGCCCACTTCGGCCGCCGCCGGATCGAGGCGCTCGCCTCCGCCCGCGAGCTGGACTGGTCCGACCCCGAGCTGCGCCGTCGCGTGACCGAGGCCTTCGCGGAGGCCGCCGACTACGTCGAGGTGCTGCGCCGGCTGTGGGACAGCTGGGAGGACGACGCCGAGATCCGCGACGCCGCGACCGGCCGCTTCATCGACAACGCCAAGCTGCACTACATCGACTTCGAGGGCAGCCACTTCTCCGTCAAGGGACCCTCGATCACACCGCGCCCGCCGCAGGGACAGCCGATCGTCGCCGCGCTGGGCCACGCCGAGATCCCCTACCGGCTCATCGCCACCTCCGCCGACCTCGGTCTCGTCACGCCGCACTCGGCGGCCGAGGCGGCCGACATCGTCGGCCAGATCCGTACGGCGCAGGCTGCGGCCGGCCGCGCGGAGGAGACGGTGCATCTCTTCGGGGACCTGGTCGTGGTCCTCGAGGACACCGACGCCGCCGCCCAGGCCCGCAAGCGGCGCCTCGACGAGCGCGCCGGGGCCGCGCTGACCAACGACGCCGAGATCTTCGTCGGCACCCCGGCGGGTCTGGCCGACCTGCTGCAGGAGTGGCAGGCGTCCGGCCTGACCGGCTATCGGCTACGGCCGGCCGCCCTGCCGCGCGACCTCGACCAGATCACCGACGGCCTCGTGCCCGAGCTGCAGCGGCGCGGCGCGTTCCGCACGTCCTACGCGACCGACACGCTGCGCGGCCACCTCGGCCTGTCCCGTCCCGCCAACCGCTACGCGACCGCCCAGTCCGCCTGA
- a CDS encoding GNAT family N-acetyltransferase: MTVVDPAPAEPAPAARTSTGAPTNTPADTPADTPADTGLAVLDNPAWHALTGPHQRFAQRYGDAVRYQPDVSVFTALPDRATEQDWHDLARLVGPGEIVPVTGTSVEPPAGWEVVESGRGVQMIAESLVPEPDPEAVVLGASDVPEMLALVERTKPGPFKRRTVELGTYLGIRREGRLVAMAGQRLRPPGWTEISAVCTDADARGQGLAGRLVRAVAHEIVARGDRVLLHASAANTNAIRLYEQLGFTLRKETTFSALRTPRP; encoded by the coding sequence GTGACAGTTGTCGACCCGGCACCGGCCGAACCAGCACCCGCCGCACGCACCAGCACCGGCGCCCCCACGAACACCCCCGCGGACACCCCCGCGGACACCCCCGCAGACACCGGCCTGGCGGTGCTGGACAACCCCGCCTGGCACGCGCTGACCGGACCGCATCAGCGCTTCGCGCAGCGGTACGGCGACGCGGTCCGCTACCAGCCCGACGTCTCGGTGTTCACCGCGCTGCCGGACCGCGCGACCGAGCAGGACTGGCACGACCTGGCCCGTCTCGTCGGTCCCGGAGAGATCGTCCCGGTCACCGGTACGTCGGTCGAGCCCCCGGCCGGCTGGGAGGTCGTCGAGAGCGGGCGAGGCGTGCAGATGATCGCCGAGTCGCTCGTGCCCGAGCCCGATCCGGAGGCAGTGGTGCTGGGCGCCTCGGACGTACCGGAGATGCTGGCGCTGGTGGAGCGCACCAAGCCGGGTCCGTTCAAGCGGCGCACGGTCGAGCTCGGCACCTATCTCGGCATCCGGCGCGAGGGTCGCCTGGTGGCGATGGCGGGCCAGCGGCTACGGCCACCGGGCTGGACCGAGATCAGCGCGGTCTGCACCGATGCCGATGCCCGGGGCCAGGGCCTCGCCGGCCGGCTGGTCCGTGCCGTCGCCCACGAGATCGTCGCCCGCGGCGACCGCGTCCTGCTGCATGCCTCGGCGGCGAACACCAACGCCATCCGTCTCTACGAGCAGCTCGGCTTCACGCTGCGCAAGGAGACGACGTTCTCCGCCCTGCGCACCCCGCGCCCCTGA